In Polaromonas sp. JS666, one genomic interval encodes:
- the phnA gene encoding phosphonoacetate hydrolase: MNKDITVNDRRYQWMDHPVVVVCVDGCQYEYITAAVAAGVAPFLGRLLAGRGTCYMADCVIPSFTNPNNLSIVTGAPPSVHGICGNYFFDRERGEEVMMNDPRYLRAGTILAAFADAGAKVAVITAKDKLRKLLGHKMDGICFSSEKADQVSVEENGIDDVLGMVGMPVPSVYSAELSEFVFVAGVKLMERERPDLMYLSTTDYIQHKAAPGTTMANDFYAMMDRNLARLDMLGATIVLTADHGMNDKHGRDGQPNVIYLQDTLDEWIGQDHARVILPITDPYVVHHGALGSFALVYVPEDVDASALRDRIAALPGIETVLSRLEACDHFELPFDRVGDIVVVASQDTVIGTNAERHDLSGLDVPLRSHGGVSEQKVPLVVNRQVPQAFPDRRWRNFDAFELGLNLAR; encoded by the coding sequence ATGAACAAAGACATTACCGTGAACGACAGGCGCTACCAATGGATGGACCACCCGGTGGTGGTGGTCTGCGTGGACGGCTGCCAGTACGAATACATCACCGCCGCCGTGGCGGCCGGCGTGGCACCCTTCCTGGGCAGGCTGCTGGCCGGGCGCGGCACCTGCTACATGGCGGACTGCGTCATTCCAAGTTTCACCAACCCGAACAACCTGTCCATCGTGACGGGTGCGCCACCCTCGGTGCACGGCATCTGCGGCAACTACTTCTTCGACCGCGAGCGGGGTGAAGAGGTGATGATGAACGACCCCCGCTACCTGCGCGCGGGCACCATCCTGGCAGCCTTCGCCGATGCGGGCGCCAAGGTGGCCGTGATCACGGCGAAGGACAAACTGCGCAAGCTGCTGGGCCACAAAATGGACGGCATCTGCTTTTCCTCGGAAAAGGCCGACCAGGTGAGCGTCGAGGAAAACGGCATTGACGACGTGCTCGGCATGGTCGGCATGCCGGTGCCTTCGGTCTACAGCGCCGAGCTGTCGGAGTTCGTGTTTGTCGCCGGCGTCAAGCTGATGGAGCGCGAGCGGCCTGACCTGATGTATTTGTCCACTACCGACTACATCCAGCACAAGGCAGCCCCCGGCACCACGATGGCAAACGACTTCTACGCCATGATGGATCGCAACCTCGCCCGTCTGGACATGCTGGGCGCCACCATTGTGCTCACCGCGGACCACGGCATGAACGACAAGCACGGCCGGGACGGGCAGCCCAATGTGATTTACCTGCAGGACACGCTGGACGAATGGATTGGCCAGGACCATGCCCGCGTCATCCTGCCCATCACCGACCCGTATGTGGTGCACCACGGCGCGCTCGGCTCATTCGCGCTCGTCTATGTGCCGGAAGATGTGGACGCCAGCGCGCTGCGTGACCGCATTGCCGCGCTGCCAGGCATTGAGACGGTGCTGTCGCGCCTGGAGGCCTGCGACCATTTCGAGCTGCCGTTCGACCGGGTTGGAGACATCGTGGTGGTGGCAAGCCAGGACACAGTGATCGGCACCAACGCCGAGCGCCATGACCTCTCGGGGCTGGACGTGCCGCTGCGCTCCCACGGGGGCGTGTCGGAGCAGAAAGTGCCGCTGGTCGTCAACCGCCAGGTGCCCCAGGCCTTCCCCGACCGGCGCTGGCGCAATTTTGACGCCTTCGAGCTCGGCCTCAACCTGGCCCGCTGA
- a CDS encoding threo-3-hydroxy-L-aspartate ammonia-lyase, translating into MLQLPVYDDVLAAAARLEGHAHRTPVLTSATADARWGSQFFFKCENFQRMGAFKFRGAFNALSKFDAGQRRAGAIAFSSGNHAQAVALSARLLGMPALIVMPQDAPAAKLAATRGYGAEVVLYDRFSEDREALTQRLAAERGMTLIPPYDHPDVIAGQGTAAKELLEETGPLDRLYVCLGGGGLTSGSALAARALAPQCKVYGVEPEAGNDGQQSLRAGRIVHIETPKTIADGAQTQHLGQYTFGIIRRDVDDILTVSDAQLVEAMRFFAERMKMVVEPTGCLAFAGACAALEADAALKGRRVGVIVSGGNVDLARYAELLAAR; encoded by the coding sequence ATGCTGCAACTTCCCGTTTACGACGACGTCCTCGCCGCAGCCGCGCGGCTTGAGGGCCACGCGCACCGCACGCCGGTACTGACCTCCGCCACGGCCGATGCCCGCTGGGGTTCCCAGTTTTTCTTCAAGTGCGAAAACTTCCAGCGCATGGGGGCGTTTAAGTTCCGTGGAGCGTTCAATGCGCTGTCAAAGTTCGACGCGGGCCAGCGCCGGGCCGGGGCGATCGCGTTTTCGTCGGGCAACCATGCACAGGCGGTGGCGCTGTCGGCGCGGCTGCTCGGCATGCCCGCGTTGATCGTGATGCCGCAGGACGCACCGGCTGCCAAGCTGGCCGCGACGCGTGGCTACGGCGCCGAGGTGGTGCTGTACGACCGCTTCAGCGAAGACCGCGAGGCGCTCACGCAGCGGCTGGCGGCCGAGCGGGGTATGACCCTGATTCCGCCCTATGACCATCCCGACGTGATTGCCGGCCAGGGCACGGCCGCCAAGGAACTGCTTGAAGAGACCGGTCCGCTCGACCGCCTGTATGTCTGCCTGGGCGGTGGCGGGCTGACCAGCGGCTCGGCGCTGGCCGCGCGGGCCCTGGCGCCGCAATGCAAGGTGTATGGCGTGGAGCCCGAAGCCGGCAACGATGGCCAGCAGTCGCTGCGCGCGGGCCGGATTGTTCATATCGAAACGCCCAAGACCATTGCCGACGGTGCGCAAACCCAGCATCTGGGTCAGTACACCTTCGGCATCATTCGACGCGATGTTGATGACATCCTCACGGTGAGCGACGCGCAGCTGGTCGAGGCCATGCGCTTTTTTGCCGAGCGCATGAAGATGGTGGTTGAGCCTACCGGTTGCCTGGCGTTTGCCGGGGCCTGCGCGGCGCTTGAAGCGGACGCGGCCCTCAAGGGCAGGCGTGTTGGCGTCATCGTGAGCGGCGGCAATGTCGACCTGGCGCGCTACGCGGAGCTGCTGGCTGCACGCTGA
- a CDS encoding 2-aminoethylphosphonate--pyruvate transaminase: MTTDAILLTPGPLTTSSRTKQSMLRDWGSWDTDFNAITARLRQGLLRIVHGEGTHECVPLQGSGTFSVEAAIGTLVPPGEKGGHVLVPVNGAYCQRIAKICKVLGRKLTTFEYAEDAQIRPEDIDRLLAKDPSITHVALVHCETSTGILNPLHEIALVVQRHGKGLIVDAMSSFGALEIDARKTPFDAVVAASGKCLEGVPGMGFVLARRAALERCEGNCHSLAMDLYDQWVYMNKTTQWRFTPPTHVVAALDAALTQYFEQGGLAARGGAYAKNCRELISGLAGLGLRSFLPAAIQAPIIVTFHAPASPAYEFKAFYNAVRQRGYILYPGKLTAVETFRVGCMGQLGARGMAGAVEAVRDALQEMGLELANAE, from the coding sequence ATGACAACCGACGCCATTCTTCTGACCCCCGGACCGCTGACCACGTCGAGCCGCACCAAGCAAAGCATGCTGCGTGACTGGGGCTCCTGGGATACGGATTTCAATGCCATCACCGCGCGCCTGCGCCAGGGCCTGCTGCGCATCGTGCACGGCGAAGGCACGCATGAGTGCGTTCCCCTGCAGGGCAGCGGTACTTTTTCAGTCGAGGCGGCCATTGGCACGCTGGTGCCGCCGGGCGAAAAAGGGGGGCATGTGCTGGTGCCGGTCAACGGCGCCTATTGCCAGCGCATCGCCAAAATCTGCAAGGTGCTGGGCCGCAAGCTCACCACCTTCGAGTATGCGGAAGATGCGCAAATCCGACCCGAAGACATTGACCGGCTGCTCGCCAAGGACCCCTCCATCACCCACGTCGCGCTGGTGCACTGCGAAACCAGCACGGGTATTCTGAACCCGCTGCACGAGATTGCACTGGTCGTGCAGCGCCACGGCAAGGGCTTGATCGTCGATGCGATGAGCTCGTTCGGCGCGCTGGAGATTGATGCACGCAAGACGCCGTTCGACGCCGTGGTCGCCGCGTCGGGCAAGTGCCTGGAAGGCGTTCCCGGTATGGGCTTTGTGCTGGCGCGCCGCGCCGCACTGGAGCGCTGCGAGGGCAACTGCCATTCGCTGGCGATGGACCTGTACGACCAGTGGGTCTACATGAACAAGACCACGCAGTGGCGCTTTACCCCGCCGACCCATGTGGTGGCCGCGCTGGACGCCGCGCTCACGCAGTATTTCGAACAAGGCGGGCTGGCCGCGCGCGGCGGCGCCTATGCCAAGAATTGCCGCGAGCTCATCAGTGGCCTGGCCGGGCTGGGCTTGCGCAGCTTCCTGCCCGCGGCGATCCAGGCGCCCATCATCGTGACCTTCCATGCGCCCGCCAGCCCGGCCTACGAGTTCAAAGCCTTTTACAACGCGGTCAGGCAGCGCGGCTATATTCTTTACCCCGGAAAACTGACCGCGGTGGAGACTTTTCGCGTCGGTTGCATGGGCCAGCTCGGCGCGCGCGGCATGGCGGGCGCCGTGGAAGCGGTTCGGGATGCGCTGCAGGAAATGGGGCTGGAGCTTGCCAACGCCGAGTGA
- a CDS encoding putative 2-aminoethylphosphonate ABC transporter ATP-binding protein, protein MRLPAEMASFASPHHTTGIALGIEGVHKRFDKVTVLQHIDLEVRQGEMLCLLGPSGCGKTTLLRIIAGLETQTSGRIVQNGRDISWLPPVKRDYGIVFQSYALFPNLTIAGNVAYGLVSRKKPRAEISARVAELLKLVGLPTSGEKYPAQLSGGQQQRVALARALATAPRLLLLDEPLSALDALERIRLRGEIRRLQQKLGVTAIMVTHDQEEALSMADRIVVMNHGVIEQIGTPNDIYERPATPFVADFVGKVNVLPAIALGQGRFRAGRLELHCSGEHGDYTAGQAVRLYLRPEDRAVGHEREGQPNRVRGEVLKVEFLGSSCLAEMQIDELEGQSLHLCFSLNQLHDLGVQAGARIDLALRSERIRVFPAGVSL, encoded by the coding sequence ATGAGACTGCCAGCGGAAATGGCGAGCTTTGCCTCGCCGCATCACACGACCGGCATTGCGCTGGGTATCGAGGGCGTGCACAAGCGCTTTGACAAGGTCACGGTGCTCCAGCACATAGACCTGGAGGTCCGGCAGGGCGAGATGCTGTGCCTGCTCGGGCCCTCCGGCTGCGGGAAGACCACGTTGCTGCGCATCATTGCCGGCCTGGAAACGCAGACCAGCGGCCGCATCGTGCAGAACGGCCGCGATATTTCCTGGCTGCCGCCGGTCAAGCGCGACTACGGCATCGTGTTCCAGTCCTACGCCCTGTTTCCCAACCTCACCATCGCCGGGAACGTGGCCTACGGCCTGGTGAGCCGGAAAAAACCGCGGGCTGAAATCAGCGCCCGCGTCGCGGAACTGCTCAAGCTGGTGGGCCTGCCGACGTCGGGGGAAAAGTATCCGGCCCAGCTGTCGGGCGGGCAGCAGCAGCGCGTGGCACTGGCGCGTGCGCTGGCGACCGCGCCGCGCCTGTTGCTGCTGGATGAACCCCTGTCGGCGCTGGATGCGCTGGAGCGCATCCGCCTGCGCGGCGAGATCCGCCGGCTGCAGCAGAAACTGGGCGTGACCGCCATCATGGTCACGCACGACCAGGAGGAGGCGCTGTCCATGGCCGACCGCATTGTCGTGATGAACCACGGGGTGATCGAGCAGATCGGCACACCGAACGACATCTATGAGCGCCCCGCCACGCCCTTCGTGGCGGATTTTGTCGGCAAGGTCAATGTGTTGCCGGCCATCGCGCTCGGGCAGGGGCGTTTTCGCGCCGGCCGCCTGGAGCTGCATTGCAGCGGCGAGCATGGCGATTACACGGCCGGCCAGGCGGTCAGGCTCTACCTGCGTCCGGAAGACCGGGCGGTGGGCCATGAACGCGAAGGGCAGCCGAACCGCGTCCGCGGCGAAGTCCTGAAGGTTGAATTCCTGGGCAGCTCGTGCCTGGCGGAAATGCAGATCGACGAGCTCGAGGGCCAGTCGCTGCACCTGTGTTTTTCGCTGAACCAGCTGCACGACCTGGGTGTGCAGGCCGGTGCGCGGATTGACCTGGCGCTGCGCAGCGAACGCATCCGGGTGTTTCCGGCTGGGGTATCCCTGTGA
- the ald gene encoding alanine dehydrogenase — translation MLIGIPKEIKNHEYRVGLTPSSVRELAAAGHRVIVEHNAGSGIGASDAEYEKAGAGIVQGADEVFARADMVVKVKEPQAAERAQLRPGQLLFTYLHLAPDPQQCKELVDSGAVCIAYETVTQAGGGLPLLAPMSEVAGRMSVQAAAHSLERAHGGRGILLGGVPGVAPAKIVILGAGVVGSNAAQIAVGTGAQVVVIDRSLDALRRMDRLLGARVITLFSNRDNIEEQVLSADAVIGGVLIPGAAAPKLVSRELLSRMKPGSVVVDVAIDQGGCFETSHATTHADPTYVVDGVVHYCVANMPGGVPRTSTYALNNATLPFVLALANKGWRQALKDDVHLRNGLNVADGKVTCLEVANDLRYVYHAPQTLLAA, via the coding sequence ATGCTCATCGGAATTCCCAAGGAAATCAAGAACCATGAATACCGTGTCGGCCTGACACCGTCGTCCGTGCGTGAGCTGGCGGCGGCCGGCCACCGCGTGATCGTGGAGCACAACGCAGGCTCCGGCATCGGTGCCAGCGACGCCGAGTACGAAAAAGCGGGTGCCGGCATTGTCCAGGGGGCAGATGAAGTGTTTGCGCGCGCCGACATGGTGGTGAAGGTCAAGGAGCCGCAAGCCGCGGAGCGCGCACAGCTTCGGCCCGGCCAGTTGCTGTTCACTTACCTGCATCTGGCGCCCGACCCGCAGCAATGCAAGGAACTGGTCGACAGCGGCGCGGTCTGCATCGCCTACGAAACCGTGACCCAGGCCGGTGGCGGCCTGCCCTTGCTGGCGCCGATGTCCGAAGTGGCCGGCCGCATGTCGGTGCAGGCGGCTGCGCACAGCCTGGAGCGGGCCCATGGCGGCCGCGGCATACTGCTCGGAGGCGTGCCCGGTGTGGCGCCCGCCAAAATCGTGATCCTCGGCGCGGGCGTGGTCGGCTCCAACGCGGCACAGATCGCCGTGGGCACCGGTGCCCAGGTGGTGGTGATAGACCGCAGCCTCGATGCGCTGCGCCGCATGGACCGCCTGCTGGGGGCGCGCGTGATCACCCTGTTCTCGAACCGCGACAACATCGAGGAGCAGGTGCTGTCGGCAGACGCGGTGATCGGCGGCGTGCTGATTCCCGGCGCGGCCGCCCCCAAGCTCGTGTCGCGCGAGCTGCTGTCGCGCATGAAGCCGGGCTCGGTGGTGGTTGATGTGGCCATCGACCAGGGCGGCTGCTTCGAAACCTCGCACGCCACCACCCACGCCGACCCCACCTACGTGGTGGACGGCGTCGTGCACTACTGCGTGGCCAACATGCCGGGCGGCGTGCCGCGCACCTCCACCTATGCCCTGAACAACGCCACCCTGCCCTTTGTGCTGGCCTTGGCGAACAAAGGGTGGCGGCAGGCACTGAAGGACGACGTGCACCTGCGCAACGGCCTCAACGTCGCTGACGGCAAGGTCACCTGCCTGGAGGTGGCGAATGACCTGCGCTACGTCTACCATGCCCCGCAAACCCTGCTGGCGGCCTGA
- a CDS encoding putative 2-aminoethylphosphonate ABC transporter permease subunit has product MSARAEPLQASSRPPGGQPGIAGRGGVIIARAATLAGPAVGARRLGLSREDLIARGVLLTVMLFLMLFLLAPMASIFARAVQDNDGNFIGFTHFVEYLQTPALLGAAWNSIWVAATVVLISVPLAFTFAYALARSCAPFKGTFRLIALIPLLAPSLLSAIAFIQWFGNQGVLKPVLELIGLGSIYGAPGIILSEVYNTFPHALMILLTALSLADGRLYEAADSFGTSTVRKFFTITLPSCKYGLISASTVVFTYVISDFGAPKVIGGNFSVLSLDVFKQVVGQQNFGRGAVVGLLLLLPSIASFLIDSRVRRKLRAQLSARSVPYAAKPRRGFDTLMTAYCALVCALLLAVVGMAIWTSFIKLWPYDLSLSLRHYEFALVDGDLASAYTNSLKMAVCVAFFGSLTVFIGAYLTEKTRGLELIRPLMHLLAMLSMAVPGLVLGLGYIMFFNHPNNPLGFLYSTMTLLVLSVIVHYYTSSHLTAVTALKQIDNEFEAVSASLKVPFYKTFFRVTLPVCLPAVLDIARYYFVVSMATLSGVVFLYSPDTILAAVAIMNLDEAGDIGPAAALASLTVLTSVAVCLVYAVATRVLLRKTQAWRNVARQ; this is encoded by the coding sequence GTGAGCGCCCGCGCAGAACCGCTTCAAGCAAGCTCGCGCCCCCCTGGGGGGCAGCCCGGCATCGCCGGGCGTGGGGGGGTCATCATCGCCCGCGCCGCTACGCTGGCCGGGCCGGCCGTTGGCGCGCGCCGCCTCGGCCTGTCGCGCGAGGACCTCATTGCGCGCGGCGTGCTGCTCACGGTGATGCTGTTCCTGATGCTGTTCCTGCTGGCGCCAATGGCATCAATCTTTGCCCGGGCGGTGCAGGACAACGATGGCAACTTCATCGGCTTTACCCATTTTGTCGAGTACCTGCAGACGCCGGCGCTGCTGGGCGCAGCCTGGAACTCGATCTGGGTGGCCGCCACCGTGGTTCTGATTTCGGTGCCCCTGGCCTTCACCTTCGCCTATGCGCTGGCCCGCAGCTGTGCGCCCTTCAAGGGCACGTTCCGGCTGATCGCGCTGATTCCGCTGCTGGCGCCTTCGCTGCTGTCGGCTATCGCCTTCATCCAGTGGTTCGGCAACCAGGGCGTGCTCAAGCCGGTGCTCGAGCTGATCGGCCTGGGCTCGATCTACGGCGCGCCCGGCATCATCCTGTCGGAGGTCTACAACACCTTTCCGCATGCGCTCATGATCCTGCTGACCGCGCTGTCGCTGGCCGACGGACGGCTGTACGAGGCTGCCGACTCGTTCGGCACCTCGACCGTGCGCAAGTTCTTCACCATCACGCTGCCGTCCTGCAAATACGGGTTGATCAGCGCGTCCACCGTCGTCTTCACCTATGTGATTAGCGACTTCGGCGCACCCAAGGTGATAGGCGGCAACTTCAGCGTGCTGTCGCTGGACGTGTTCAAGCAGGTGGTCGGCCAGCAGAACTTCGGCCGCGGCGCGGTGGTGGGCCTGCTGTTGCTGCTGCCCTCGATCGCCTCCTTCCTGATCGACAGCCGCGTGCGGCGCAAGCTGCGGGCCCAGCTGTCGGCGCGCTCCGTGCCCTACGCGGCCAAACCGCGGCGGGGCTTCGATACCTTGATGACGGCCTACTGCGCGCTGGTGTGCGCACTGCTGTTGGCTGTGGTGGGCATGGCGATCTGGACGTCCTTCATCAAGCTCTGGCCGTATGACCTCTCCTTGAGCCTGCGCCATTACGAGTTCGCCCTGGTCGACGGCGACCTGGCCTCGGCCTACACCAACAGCCTGAAGATGGCGGTGTGCGTGGCTTTCTTCGGCTCGCTCACGGTGTTCATCGGCGCCTACCTGACCGAGAAGACCCGCGGGCTGGAGTTGATCCGCCCGCTGATGCACCTGCTGGCCATGCTCTCCATGGCCGTGCCGGGCCTTGTGCTGGGCCTGGGCTACATCATGTTTTTCAACCATCCCAACAATCCGCTGGGCTTTCTGTACTCGACCATGACCCTACTTGTGCTGTCGGTCATCGTGCACTACTACACCTCCAGCCATTTGACTGCGGTGACGGCGCTCAAGCAGATCGACAATGAATTCGAGGCCGTGTCGGCTTCGCTGAAGGTGCCGTTCTACAAGACCTTCTTTCGCGTGACCTTGCCGGTGTGCCTGCCGGCGGTGCTGGACATAGCGCGCTACTACTTCGTGGTGTCCATGGCCACGCTGTCGGGCGTCGTCTTCCTGTACTCGCCCGACACCATCCTCGCGGCGGTGGCCATCATGAATCTGGACGAAGCCGGCGACATCGGCCCGGCGGCGGCGCTGGCCAGCCTGACCGTGCTGACTTCTGTCGCGGTCTGCCTGGTGTATGCGGTGGCCACCCGCGTGCTGCTGCGCAAGACCCAGGCGTGGCGAAACGTCGCCCGCCAATGA
- the phnY gene encoding phosphonoacetaldehyde dehydrogenase, with protein sequence MSAVLADAPSQALPSRVLHESLRIAGEKVSRDRVIEVKHPYSGKIVATVPKATLDDVRRALRIARDYRSTLTRHDRYRILMKAGELVAHRRDEIARLITLESGLCLKDTQYEVGRASDVMLFAANQALVDDGQVFSCDLTAHGKSRKVYTLKEPLLGAITAITPFNHPLNQVIHKIAPAVATNNRVVLKPSEKTPLAAYLIADILYEAGLPPQMLSVVTGDPAEIADELLTSPDVDLVTFTGGVAIGKYIAGKAIYKRQILELGGNDPIIVMDDADIEEAATLAASGSYKNSGQRCTAIKRILVQESVADRFVELLVEKTRALKYGDPFDPAMDMGTVIDEPAAIHFEKVVNEAIAQGAKLLVGNVRRGALYAPTVLDHVRPGMTVVREETFGPVSPVIRFKTLDEAIAIVNGTAYGLSSSLCTNRLDTITRVVQELHVGSVNVREVPGYRLEMTPFGGIKDSGLGYKEGVLEAMKSFCNTKTYSLPW encoded by the coding sequence ATGTCTGCCGTACTTGCCGATGCTCCTTCCCAGGCACTTCCTTCCCGGGTGCTTCATGAATCGCTGCGCATTGCCGGTGAAAAAGTTTCGCGTGACCGCGTCATCGAGGTGAAACATCCCTATAGCGGCAAGATCGTCGCGACCGTACCCAAGGCCACGCTGGACGACGTCCGGCGTGCCTTGCGCATCGCGCGCGACTACCGTTCCACGCTGACCCGCCACGACCGCTACCGCATCCTGATGAAAGCCGGCGAGCTGGTCGCCCATCGCCGCGACGAGATTGCACGCCTGATCACGCTGGAATCGGGCCTGTGCCTGAAGGACACGCAGTATGAAGTCGGCCGCGCTTCCGATGTGATGCTGTTCGCGGCGAACCAGGCCCTGGTGGACGACGGCCAGGTGTTCTCGTGCGACCTGACGGCGCACGGCAAGAGCCGCAAGGTCTACACGCTGAAAGAGCCGCTGCTCGGCGCCATCACCGCCATCACCCCGTTCAACCACCCGCTTAACCAGGTGATCCACAAGATCGCGCCGGCGGTAGCGACCAACAACCGCGTGGTGCTCAAGCCCAGCGAGAAAACGCCGCTGGCGGCCTACTTGATTGCCGACATCCTGTACGAGGCGGGCCTGCCGCCGCAGATGCTGTCGGTGGTGACCGGCGATCCGGCCGAGATCGCCGACGAGCTGCTGACCAGCCCCGATGTGGACCTGGTGACGTTCACCGGCGGCGTGGCCATTGGCAAATACATCGCCGGCAAGGCCATCTACAAGCGCCAGATCCTTGAGCTCGGCGGCAACGATCCCATCATCGTGATGGACGATGCCGACATCGAGGAAGCGGCCACCCTCGCAGCCAGCGGCTCGTACAAGAATTCGGGCCAGCGCTGCACCGCCATCAAGCGCATCCTAGTGCAGGAGAGCGTGGCCGACCGCTTCGTCGAGTTGCTGGTGGAAAAAACCCGGGCGCTGAAGTACGGTGACCCGTTTGACCCGGCCATGGACATGGGCACCGTGATCGACGAGCCCGCAGCCATCCATTTTGAAAAGGTGGTCAACGAGGCCATTGCCCAGGGCGCGAAGCTGCTGGTGGGCAATGTGCGGCGCGGCGCGCTGTATGCGCCCACCGTGCTGGACCATGTGCGGCCCGGCATGACCGTGGTCAGGGAGGAGACCTTTGGCCCGGTGTCGCCGGTGATCCGCTTCAAGACACTGGATGAAGCGATCGCCATCGTCAATGGCACGGCCTACGGCCTGTCTTCGTCGCTCTGCACCAACCGGCTCGACACCATCACCCGCGTGGTGCAGGAACTGCATGTGGGCAGCGTCAATGTGCGCGAGGTGCCCGGTTACCGCCTGGAAATGACACCCTTCGGCGGCATCAAGGACTCGGGGCTGGGCTACAAGGAAGGTGTGCTTGAAGCGATGAAGAGTTTTTGCAACACCAAGACCTACTCGCTGCCCTGGTAA
- a CDS encoding phosphonate utilization associated transcriptional regulator, producing the protein MSTSPALSSFSPFSPLSPLQMLQANTLPSLVQAEIEQMILRSELPGGARINESDLAARFGTSRGPVREALRALEECGLVRSEKNRGVFVREITLAEADEIYDLREVLDDMIGRRLAVQITAQQLKVLKNLLAEMDDAMSRQDIKRYHALNLEFHDALVGFAGNSRLSDTYRRLTKELLLFRLRGLQDGGGFAVSNAEHKAAVLAIASRDPERAGRTLRAHAADSRARMHKAFGRGASEPVSPAISLKKPRPIMAINP; encoded by the coding sequence ATGAGCACCTCACCCGCCCTCTCTTCCTTCTCTCCCTTCTCTCCCCTGTCCCCTCTGCAAATGCTGCAGGCCAATACCCTGCCCTCACTGGTGCAGGCCGAGATCGAGCAAATGATCCTGCGCAGCGAGCTGCCCGGAGGCGCGCGAATCAATGAAAGCGACCTCGCCGCCCGCTTCGGCACCAGCCGCGGCCCGGTGCGCGAGGCACTGCGCGCGCTGGAAGAATGCGGCCTGGTGCGCTCGGAAAAAAACCGCGGGGTCTTCGTGCGCGAAATAACGCTGGCCGAAGCCGACGAGATCTACGACCTGCGCGAGGTGCTGGACGACATGATCGGACGCCGCCTCGCCGTGCAGATCACGGCGCAGCAGCTGAAGGTGCTGAAGAACCTTCTCGCCGAGATGGACGACGCCATGAGCCGCCAGGACATCAAGCGCTACCACGCGCTCAACCTCGAGTTTCACGATGCGCTGGTTGGTTTTGCCGGCAACTCCCGGCTGAGCGACACCTACCGGCGCCTGACCAAGGAGCTGCTGCTGTTCCGCCTGCGCGGCCTGCAGGACGGGGGCGGCTTTGCGGTCTCCAACGCCGAGCACAAGGCCGCCGTGCTGGCCATCGCATCACGCGACCCTGAGCGCGCCGGCCGGACGCTGCGCGCCCATGCGGCCGACAGCCGGGCCCGCATGCACAAGGCTTTTGGCAGAGGCGCCAGTGAGCCAGTCTCTCCCGCAATTTCCCTGAAAAAACCACGGCCCATCATGGCCATCAACCCCTGA